A genomic segment from Corylus avellana chromosome ca5, CavTom2PMs-1.0 encodes:
- the LOC132182553 gene encoding transcription factor PIF4-like: protein MNRCLPDWNFEVDLPVTTQKRSMGPDNELVELLWQNGQVVLHSQTHRKPSLSPNDSSQKHDQPSGYSSNLIQDEENVSWIQFPLEDPFEKDFYSNLFNELPPSDPKEVDKPTKEDKLVKFGASVGPEFPGNSMPPPPGFLFPESAQQNHDLAGPAKVVNFSQLGSSSGQYGGKKSVGLSQTAEVRECSVMTVGSSHCDSNQVPNDGVGTSGFSAGPVKGDFQEKIPQTENPKSDTLEPTVTSSSGGSGNSFGGTCRQSTGVNSQKRKGRDMESSECQSEAAEHESAGGNKPAQRSVSSRRSRSTEVHNLSERKRRDRINEKMKALQELIPHCNKTDKASMLDEAIEYMKSLQLQLQVMWMGNGMAPVMFPGVHHYISRMGLGIGPPPMPSIHNPLHLQNQPMMCQTPVLNPVNYQDQMHGSNFYEQYARYMRFHQMQTASQPFNVFRFGSQAMQQSQTESSPVTSNGHLNGGATTNDAAPVL from the exons ATGAATCGTTGCCTTCCTGATTGGAATTTTGAGGTTGATCTCCCTGTGACCACTCAGAAGAGATCCATGGG GCCAGATAATGAGTTAGTGGAGCTCTTATGGCAAAATGGGCAGGTAGTCTTGCATAGTCAAACACATCGAAAACCAAGCCTCAGTCCTAATGATTCAAGTCAGAAACATGATCAACCATCTGGGTATTCAAGCAATTTGATTCAAGATGAAGAGAATGTGTCATGGATCCAATTCCCACTTGAAGATCCCTTCGAGAAAGATTTCTATTCCAACTTGTTCAATGAATTGCCACCTTCTGATCCTAAGGAAGTTGATAAGCCAACCAAAGAAGACAAGCTTGTTAAGTTTGGTGCTTCTGTTGGTCCTGAATTTCCTGGAAACTCCATGCCTCCTCCACCCGGATTTCTGTTTCCTGAATCAGCCcaacaaaatcatgatttagCAGGTCCTGCAAAAGTTGTGAATTTTTCTCAATTAGGATCTTCAAGTGGACAATATGGAGGGAAAAAATCAGTTGGTTTGAGTCAAACGGCCGAGGTTAGAGAGTGTTCGGTAATGACAGTTGGATCCAGCCACTGTGACAGCAATCAAGTACCAAATGATGGCGTTGGGACTTCTGGTTTTTCTGCTGGACCTGTTAAAGGAGATTTTCAAGAGAAAATACCTCAGACTGAGAACCCGAAATCGGACACACTTGAACCAACGGTTACTTCATCTTCTGGTGGATCAGGAAATAGTTTTGGAGGAACTTGCAGGCAATCTACTGGTGTCAATAGCCAGAAGAGGAAGGGAAGGGATATGGAGTCATCAGAGTGCCAAAGTGAG GCTGCTGAACATGAATCAGCTGGTGGAAACAAACCAGCACAACGATCAGTGTCTTCCCGCAGGAGCCGTTCGACTGAAGTGCATAACCTCTCTGAAAGG AAACGGAGAGATCGGATCAATGAGAAGATGAAAGCATTGCAGGAGCTCATACCACACTGCAACAAG ACTGATAAAGCATCAATGCTGGATGAGGCAATTGAATACATGAAGTCACTTCAGCTGCAACTTCAG GTAATGTGGATGGGAAATGGGATGGCTCCAGTAATGTTTCCAGGAGTCCATCACTATATCTCCCGAATGGGCTTGGGAATTGGTCCTCCTCCTATGCCTTCTATTCACAATCCTCTGCATTTACAAAACCAGCCTATGATGTGCCAAACTCCAGTCTTGAATCCTGTTAACTACCAAGATCAGATGCATGGTTCTAATTTTTATGAGCAATATGCACGCTACATGCGCTTCCATCAGATGCAAACCGCCTCTCAG CCCTTTAATGTATTCAGATTTGGTTCCCAAGCAATGCAACAGAGTCAAACAGAATCATCCCCTGTGACGAGCAATGGACACTTGAATGGAGGAGCCACAACTAATGATGCCGCACCTGTTTTGTAA